In the genome of Nitrospiria bacterium, one region contains:
- the hisA gene encoding 1-(5-phosphoribosyl)-5-[(5-phosphoribosylamino)methylideneamino]imidazole-4-carboxamide isomerase yields the protein MLVIPAIDIKGGKCVRLRQGCLGQATEYGNDPVAMAIQWASLGAHRLHIVDLDGAFSGGPVNKAIIEQICRSVSTIPIQVGGGIRTFQSIEDYIKMGVSQVVLGTSILEDPTLFKQVCGNFPGKIMAALDTKNGEVASKGWVETSGEKMEDVVSRMVSSGVKAIIFTDIQKDGMLSGPNIRSIKNLLKKTGVPIIASGGISTLADVEALLALDQRNLFGMIIGKALYDGLIELPFLLRFIRERANVIQTDNPLS from the coding sequence ATGCTAGTAATTCCAGCCATTGATATTAAGGGGGGAAAGTGTGTGCGCCTCCGCCAAGGATGTCTTGGACAGGCCACCGAATATGGAAATGACCCTGTGGCCATGGCAATTCAATGGGCCTCCTTAGGTGCGCACCGGTTGCATATTGTTGATTTGGACGGTGCCTTTTCTGGGGGACCTGTAAACAAAGCAATTATTGAACAAATATGCCGGTCGGTCTCCACCATCCCCATTCAAGTGGGCGGGGGAATTCGAACCTTTCAAAGCATTGAGGATTATATAAAAATGGGAGTCAGTCAGGTGGTTTTAGGAACATCTATCTTAGAAGACCCCACTTTGTTCAAGCAGGTTTGCGGGAACTTCCCCGGAAAGATAATGGCAGCTCTTGACACCAAAAACGGAGAGGTGGCTTCTAAGGGTTGGGTGGAGACTTCGGGGGAAAAAATGGAGGATGTGGTGTCCCGAATGGTTTCATCGGGAGTGAAAGCCATTATTTTTACGGATATCCAGAAAGATGGAATGTTATCCGGGCCCAACATTAGAAGCATTAAAAACCTGCTAAAAAAGACAGGAGTTCCCATCATCGCCTCGGGTGGAATTTCCACCCTTGCGGATGTTGAGGCCTTACTGGCTTTAGATCAAAGAAACCTTTTTGGGATGATCATCGGAAAAGCTCTTTATGATGGTTTAATAGAATTGCCATTTTTACTTCGCTTCATTCGGGAGAGAGCCAATGTTATCCAAACGGATAATCCCTTGTCTTGA
- the hisF gene encoding imidazole glycerol phosphate synthase subunit HisF, with the protein MLSKRIIPCLDVKDGRVVKGVGFLNLKDAGDPVEIAELYDRQGADEICFLDITASHEKRSILLDVVSRTAEMVFMPLTVGGGIKELEDISQLLRSGADKVSINTAAVERPEFVEEAAQRFGTQCIVLAIDAKRVNGAKNLRWEVYTHGGRKETGLDIVQWAQQGEKWGAGELLLTSMDQDGRKNGYDLELLRAVADAVSIPVIASGGAGNSEHLFQALTQGHADAVLAASIFHYGEVSIPEVKKYLEGKGIPVRRSVE; encoded by the coding sequence ATGTTATCCAAACGGATAATCCCTTGTCTTGATGTAAAGGACGGCCGTGTCGTAAAAGGTGTAGGTTTTTTAAATTTAAAAGATGCGGGGGATCCTGTGGAGATTGCAGAGCTTTATGACCGCCAAGGGGCTGATGAGATCTGTTTTTTGGATATAACCGCTTCCCATGAAAAACGTTCGATTCTTTTAGATGTGGTTTCAAGAACGGCTGAAATGGTTTTTATGCCCCTAACGGTGGGGGGAGGAATTAAGGAGTTGGAGGATATCAGCCAGCTTTTGCGGTCCGGGGCGGATAAGGTTTCCATTAATACGGCTGCTGTGGAAAGACCTGAATTTGTTGAAGAAGCGGCACAACGATTTGGTACACAATGCATTGTTTTAGCAATCGATGCCAAACGGGTGAATGGCGCGAAAAATCTCAGATGGGAGGTTTATACCCATGGAGGCCGGAAGGAAACTGGTTTGGATATTGTGCAATGGGCCCAGCAGGGTGAAAAGTGGGGAGCGGGGGAACTGCTTCTAACCAGCATGGACCAGGATGGGAGAAAAAACGGTTATGACTTAGAGCTTCTTAGGGCCGTTGCGGATGCTGTATCCATCCCAGTGATTGCATCCGGAGGGGCCGGAAATTCTGAGCATCTCTTTCAGGCACTGACACAAGGCCATGCGGATGCCGTTTTAGCCGCATCGATTTTTCATTATGGGGAAGTCAGTATTCCTGAAGTTAAAAAGTATTTAGAAGGGAAAGGAATCCCGGTTCGAAGGAGCGTTGAGTGA
- the hisIE gene encoding bifunctional phosphoribosyl-AMP cyclohydrolase/phosphoribosyl-ATP diphosphatase HisIE: MILQVPKKNLRKAIPINKKKLSNLLKFDRWGLIPAIVQDYEKGNVLMLAFMNKESFLKTLQTGKTCFWSRSRKKLWTKGETSGHIQKVRELYLDCDRDTLLVLVDQKGVACHTGNTSCFFTGILHSKKVKGSDGVRKNFSERGLSILEQVEGVIRDRKRKPKKNSYVSSLFQSGQDRILKKITEEAGELVIGSKNKKRQEIIFETADLWFHCLVVLGLHGIPLSEVYQELKGRFGKTPFKKK, from the coding sequence GTGATATTGCAAGTTCCAAAAAAGAATTTAAGAAAAGCAATTCCAATAAATAAAAAAAAACTCAGTAATCTTTTAAAATTTGACCGTTGGGGGTTGATACCGGCAATTGTTCAGGATTATGAAAAAGGGAATGTTTTGATGTTGGCTTTTATGAATAAAGAATCATTTTTAAAAACCCTGCAAACCGGTAAAACCTGTTTTTGGAGTCGGTCCCGAAAAAAACTCTGGACGAAAGGGGAAACCTCCGGACATATTCAAAAAGTTCGAGAATTATACCTGGATTGCGATCGGGATACCCTTTTGGTATTAGTGGATCAAAAAGGGGTGGCCTGTCATACCGGAAACACTTCCTGTTTTTTTACCGGTATCCTTCATTCGAAAAAAGTGAAGGGTTCCGATGGGGTTAGAAAAAATTTCTCCGAAAGAGGGTTGTCCATTTTAGAACAGGTGGAAGGTGTGATTCGCGATCGCAAGAGAAAACCCAAAAAAAATTCCTATGTGAGCTCCCTTTTTCAATCAGGCCAAGACCGGATTCTGAAAAAGATAACCGAAGAGGCCGGAGAGTTGGTGATAGGGTCCAAAAATAAGAAACGGCAGGAGATTATTTTTGAGACCGCTGATCTCTGGTTTCATTGCCTGGTGGTGTTAGGGCTCCATGGGATTCCTTTGTCGGAAGTATATCAAGAATTGAAGGGGCGGTTTGGAAAAACACCGTTTAAAAAAAAATAA
- a CDS encoding histidine triad nucleotide-binding protein, which yields MNQDCLFCKIVSKTVQSKILFEDENLIAIEDINPQAPVHLLMIPKVHRESAMDLLESDQALLGSLFLRLRDLAQEKGVGKSGFRVVLNTGKEGGQTVDHIHFHLLGGRGLGWPPG from the coding sequence ATGAACCAAGATTGTTTGTTTTGTAAAATTGTTTCTAAAACGGTGCAGAGTAAAATTTTATTTGAGGATGAAAATTTAATTGCAATAGAAGATATTAATCCTCAAGCTCCCGTACATCTCTTAATGATTCCAAAAGTTCATCGGGAAAGCGCCATGGATCTTTTAGAAAGCGATCAGGCTCTTTTGGGTTCTCTTTTTTTAAGGTTAAGGGATTTAGCCCAGGAAAAAGGAGTTGGGAAATCTGGGTTTAGAGTGGTCCTCAACACAGGAAAAGAAGGGGGCCAAACCGTAGACCATATCCATTTTCATCTTTTGGGTGGCCGGGGTCTTGGGTGGCCTCCAGGGTAA
- a CDS encoding isoprenyl transferase — translation MKKSEENFAEELNVEDLMALLNRNHLPKHIAIIMDGNGRWAEKRGLPRIAGHQEGIHSVREMVTLSRELDIGALTIYAFSLENWKRPSQEIHELMVLLEEYLEKELETMMEHSIRFKTIGRMERLPETVRGCLARVEEETSHNDKMTLTIALSYGGRTEIVDAARALMKECLEGRMKLEDIEEEEFSLFLGTRGMVDPDLMIRTSGEARISNFLLWQLAYTELYFTETLWPDFRRRDFLLALLDYQQRERRFGLVSDQIHGRK, via the coding sequence ATGAAAAAAAGCGAAGAAAATTTTGCAGAGGAACTCAATGTAGAGGATTTGATGGCCCTGCTGAACCGAAATCACCTACCAAAGCATATTGCAATTATAATGGATGGAAATGGAAGGTGGGCAGAAAAAAGAGGTTTGCCTCGAATTGCAGGTCACCAGGAAGGGATCCATTCCGTCCGTGAGATGGTTACCCTTAGCCGGGAATTGGACATTGGGGCTTTGACTATTTATGCATTCTCCCTTGAAAATTGGAAGCGACCTTCACAGGAAATTCATGAGCTGATGGTTCTTTTGGAAGAATACCTTGAAAAAGAATTAGAGACCATGATGGAGCATTCAATTCGCTTTAAAACAATCGGTCGCATGGAGCGGTTGCCTGAAACCGTGAGAGGATGTTTGGCCCGGGTGGAGGAGGAAACCAGTCACAATGATAAAATGACCCTAACCATTGCCCTGAGTTATGGAGGGAGAACTGAAATTGTCGATGCTGCCCGCGCCCTAATGAAAGAGTGCCTCGAGGGGAGAATGAAATTAGAGGACATTGAGGAAGAAGAGTTTTCCCTCTTTTTAGGGACGAGAGGAATGGTAGACCCGGATTTGATGATCAGGACCAGTGGAGAGGCCAGAATTAGCAATTTTTTATTATGGCAACTGGCTTATACGGAACTTTATTTTACGGAAACACTTTGGCCTGATTTTAGGCGCCGGGATTTTTTGCTTGCTCTGTTGGATTATCAACAAAGAGAGCGTCGGTTTGGGTTGGTCTCGGATCAGATCCACGGGAGAAAATAG
- a CDS encoding phosphatidate cytidylyltransferase: MHQTRLWVALIFLPAFFLIVKYLPTFFFLLLIMVVVVLGQYEFFRLFYAEELPPVAYFGLFLGPLSTIGFYFNHFILGLFSLVGILGLLLIFQVFFFKDIKKVFAETGVVFLGVVYIGWLLGHLVLLRGFQNGEWVVFYLFLVTWAGDSGAYYTGKIWGKRKLYEAVSPGKTIAGSVGGLVSSVGVSFVGKFLFLPSLSYVDCLGLGLLLGALGQLGDLTESLFKRSSGKKDSGQLIPGHGGVLDKVDSLLFTGPAFYYFLLFIKGLGKGSMVL, encoded by the coding sequence GTGCATCAAACGCGTCTCTGGGTTGCGTTGATTTTCCTTCCCGCCTTCTTTTTGATTGTGAAATATCTTCCAACGTTTTTTTTCCTGTTGCTCATAATGGTAGTGGTGGTGTTGGGACAATATGAGTTTTTTAGGTTGTTTTATGCCGAGGAGCTTCCTCCAGTTGCCTATTTTGGTCTTTTTCTAGGTCCTCTTTCAACGATTGGATTTTATTTTAATCATTTTATTTTGGGTTTGTTTTCCTTGGTGGGAATCCTAGGTTTGCTTTTGATTTTTCAGGTTTTCTTTTTTAAGGATATCAAAAAGGTTTTTGCTGAAACCGGTGTAGTGTTTTTAGGGGTAGTTTATATTGGTTGGTTGCTGGGCCACCTGGTCTTGTTAAGAGGATTTCAAAATGGAGAATGGGTGGTCTTTTATTTATTTTTGGTGACCTGGGCAGGGGATTCCGGGGCCTATTATACCGGGAAAATTTGGGGAAAGCGAAAACTCTATGAAGCGGTTAGCCCAGGGAAAACGATTGCAGGAAGTGTAGGGGGATTGGTTTCGAGCGTAGGGGTTTCCTTTGTGGGAAAGTTTCTCTTTCTCCCCTCCCTTTCTTACGTGGATTGTCTTGGATTAGGACTTTTATTGGGGGCCTTGGGCCAATTAGGGGATCTGACGGAATCTCTTTTTAAAAGAAGTTCCGGGAAAAAAGACTCAGGCCAATTGATTCCTGGGCATGGAGGAGTTTTGGATAAGGTGGACAGCCTACTGTTTACTGGCCCTGCTTTTTACTATTTTTTATTATTTATAAAGGGACTGGGGAAAGGTTCAATGGTTTTATGA
- a CDS encoding 1-deoxy-D-xylulose-5-phosphate reductoisomerase has translation MRKNIILLGSTGSIGCNTLDIVKKFPDQFQAVGLTGGSNGDKLKEQIEVFKPRVVALLDHGAAHRLQGECRHLPVEILSGIEGLKAVATLSEGHIVVSAIVGAAGLVPTLSAIRSKKEIALANKETMVMAGELVNKEVREHQTRLLPVDSEHSAIFQSLEGHRKEDLSKLILTASGGPLWDLPKAAQENVTPEEALNHPNWKMGAKISIDSATMMNKGLEMIEARWLFDVIAEKIEILIHRQSVIHSMVEFIDGSVIAQLGIPDMRGPIAYALNYPKRLPLKLPSLDLSKIGNLTFFKPDLERFPCISLAYEAMDSGGTFPTVLNASNEEAVGAFLERKIPFSKISAVIQQTLGAHNPKSGTNLDDILMADQWAREEARRTVKSHICH, from the coding sequence ATGCGGAAAAATATTATTCTGCTTGGTTCTACGGGGTCTATTGGTTGCAATACCCTTGATATTGTTAAGAAATTTCCTGATCAGTTCCAGGCAGTTGGTTTGACAGGAGGATCGAATGGTGATAAGCTCAAAGAACAAATTGAGGTTTTTAAACCGCGTGTTGTCGCGCTTTTAGATCACGGTGCGGCTCATCGATTACAAGGGGAATGCCGCCATTTACCGGTTGAAATCCTTTCCGGTATAGAGGGATTAAAGGCGGTTGCGACTCTTTCTGAAGGGCACATTGTTGTTTCTGCGATTGTAGGTGCTGCTGGATTGGTCCCGACGCTCTCCGCTATTCGCTCCAAAAAAGAAATTGCATTGGCCAATAAAGAAACCATGGTTATGGCAGGAGAATTGGTCAATAAAGAAGTCAGGGAACATCAGACAAGACTCCTTCCCGTGGATAGTGAGCATAGTGCCATTTTTCAATCGCTAGAAGGTCATCGGAAAGAAGATTTATCGAAACTGATTCTGACCGCCTCTGGGGGTCCGTTGTGGGACCTCCCAAAAGCCGCCCAAGAAAACGTTACTCCCGAAGAAGCGCTCAATCATCCCAATTGGAAAATGGGGGCTAAGATCTCCATAGACTCAGCGACCATGATGAATAAAGGTTTAGAAATGATTGAAGCGAGATGGCTTTTTGATGTTATTGCAGAGAAAATTGAAATTTTAATTCATCGCCAAAGTGTTATTCATTCGATGGTTGAATTCATTGATGGTTCGGTTATTGCTCAGCTTGGAATTCCTGATATGCGTGGTCCCATTGCCTATGCGTTAAATTATCCAAAGCGCCTACCATTAAAACTTCCCAGTTTGGATTTATCCAAAATCGGGAATCTTACCTTTTTTAAGCCTGATTTGGAACGCTTCCCGTGTATTTCTCTTGCCTATGAGGCCATGGATTCGGGGGGAACCTTTCCCACAGTTTTGAATGCCTCCAATGAAGAAGCGGTGGGAGCTTTTTTGGAAAGGAAAATTCCTTTTTCAAAAATTTCAGCTGTGATTCAACAAACCCTGGGAGCGCATAATCCAAAAAGCGGTACGAACCTGGATGATATCCTAATGGCTGATCAATGGGCCAGAGAGGAAGCAAGGCGGACGGTCAAATCTCATATTTGTCATTAA
- the rseP gene encoding RIP metalloprotease RseP, whose product MVITVISFLLVVLIVVVFHEFGHFIVARFFGIKVLRFSIGFGPKIFAKQMGDTEYQVAAVPLGGFVKLSGEDPSEVLPEEEKAQSFSHQNVWKRIAVVAAGPIFSLLLAPLFFAGIFLTVGVQVATSEIGEVVESLPADSAGLKTGDRIVSIEGKPVQEWNQIKDFVQETQGREVKMLIDRGGREIETTITPELVTDKDILGDEFSEWRIGISPGGVETKPLGLFEALALSIERTYYYTELTLEVLVRMIQGRMSMDNLGGPIMIAQVSGQQASQGALSFLVFIAILSLNLGVFNLLPIPPLDGGHISFFLVEALIGKPVSLKAREVVTQVGVFCIFALLIFVSYNDIMRFFTK is encoded by the coding sequence ATGGTGATTACAGTTATTTCTTTTTTATTGGTTGTCTTAATTGTGGTGGTTTTCCATGAGTTTGGCCATTTCATTGTGGCTAGGTTTTTTGGAATTAAAGTTTTGAGGTTTTCCATCGGATTTGGGCCTAAAATTTTTGCAAAACAAATGGGGGATACCGAGTATCAGGTTGCTGCAGTTCCTCTGGGTGGCTTTGTGAAGCTTTCTGGTGAAGACCCCTCCGAGGTTCTCCCCGAGGAAGAAAAGGCCCAATCTTTTTCCCACCAAAACGTTTGGAAAAGGATAGCCGTGGTGGCCGCAGGTCCGATTTTTAGCCTCCTTTTGGCACCTTTGTTTTTTGCGGGAATTTTTTTAACGGTTGGCGTTCAGGTGGCTACCTCTGAAATTGGAGAAGTGGTTGAGTCTCTTCCAGCGGATTCCGCTGGTTTAAAAACCGGAGACCGGATTGTTTCGATTGAGGGTAAGCCGGTTCAGGAGTGGAACCAAATAAAGGATTTTGTCCAGGAAACGCAGGGAAGAGAAGTCAAAATGCTCATTGATCGGGGGGGAAGAGAAATTGAAACCACTATTACTCCGGAATTGGTGACTGACAAAGATATTTTAGGAGATGAATTTTCGGAGTGGAGAATTGGCATTTCTCCGGGTGGAGTGGAAACCAAACCCCTTGGGTTGTTTGAAGCCTTGGCTCTTAGCATTGAACGGACTTATTATTATACGGAGCTTACCCTTGAGGTTCTGGTCCGCATGATTCAAGGACGAATGTCTATGGATAACCTCGGGGGACCCATTATGATTGCCCAGGTTTCGGGGCAACAGGCTTCCCAAGGGGCGTTAAGTTTTCTGGTTTTCATCGCTATTTTAAGTTTAAACCTGGGTGTTTTTAATTTACTACCCATCCCGCCCCTCGATGGTGGGCACATTTCTTTTTTCTTGGTTGAAGCCCTCATCGGAAAACCCGTCAGCCTAAAAGCAAGAGAGGTGGTAACCCAGGTTGGGGTTTTTTGTATTTTTGCACTGTTGATTTTTGTCTCTTATAATGACATTATGCGTTTTTTTACAAAATAA
- a CDS encoding proline--tRNA ligase, with product MRFSRLFIPTLRQDPGEAEVISHRLMVRAGMIRKVASGIYSFLPFGFLALQKIQKIIREELVKAGAQEVLLPLVQPAELWRESGRWEEYGKELLRLQDRHNREFCLGPTHEEVITDLIRREVRSYRQLPLNLFQIQLKFRDEIRPRFGLMRGREFIMKDGYSFDADDQGARLSYEVMVEVYHKIFSRCGLEFRAVEADTGLIGGDTSHEFMVLAQTGEEGIASCDQCSYTANVEKAQSGSLESGIHEELKPLEKKKTPGKKSVQEVSSFLGIPTKNLVKTLLYRSEDKPLAVLVRGDHEVNEVKLKKLTGCTNLVLGDSEWVRKVTGAPSGFSGPIHLKGTRLVADFAVQNMLNFIVGANEVDYHFINANWNRDVEGHEFGDIRNVQNGDPCSRCGGVLTLYRGIEVGHVFLLGEKYSQSMGATFQDQNGKDKPFVMGCYGIGIGRTLAAAIEQNHDKKGIIWPEPLAPFQIHVIPVNDKAERVMITAELIYSSLIKAGLDVLIDDRGERPGVKFNDADLLGAPFQVIVGEKNLEQGFVELRRRRDGEIKKVTAEEIIDIVKDLFGKGEAKE from the coding sequence TTGCGTTTCTCTCGGTTATTCATTCCAACCTTAAGACAGGATCCTGGAGAAGCGGAGGTCATTAGCCATCGATTGATGGTCCGGGCGGGAATGATTCGAAAAGTTGCTTCGGGGATTTATAGCTTTCTTCCCTTCGGTTTTCTTGCCCTTCAGAAAATTCAAAAAATTATCCGAGAAGAATTGGTAAAAGCGGGGGCCCAGGAGGTTTTGCTTCCCTTGGTCCAGCCTGCCGAACTTTGGAGGGAGAGTGGGCGATGGGAGGAATATGGCAAGGAGTTGTTGCGCCTTCAAGACCGGCATAATCGGGAATTTTGTTTGGGACCTACCCATGAAGAAGTCATTACAGATCTTATTCGGCGTGAGGTTCGCTCTTACCGTCAGCTTCCTCTCAATTTATTTCAAATCCAATTAAAATTTCGAGATGAAATCCGGCCTCGGTTTGGTTTGATGAGGGGCCGGGAATTTATTATGAAAGACGGATATAGTTTCGATGCCGATGACCAGGGAGCACGTTTGAGTTATGAAGTGATGGTTGAGGTTTACCATAAAATCTTTTCTCGGTGCGGTCTGGAGTTCAGGGCCGTGGAGGCGGATACCGGTTTGATTGGAGGAGATACTTCCCATGAGTTTATGGTCTTGGCTCAAACGGGAGAGGAGGGAATTGCCAGTTGCGACCAATGTTCCTATACCGCCAATGTTGAAAAGGCCCAGTCTGGAAGTCTGGAATCGGGAATTCATGAAGAATTGAAGCCCTTGGAAAAGAAAAAAACCCCTGGGAAAAAATCTGTCCAGGAGGTATCGTCTTTTCTTGGGATACCCACAAAAAACCTTGTTAAAACGCTGCTCTACCGTAGTGAGGATAAACCCCTTGCGGTTTTAGTTCGAGGGGATCATGAGGTCAATGAAGTTAAACTCAAAAAGCTTACCGGTTGCACAAATCTGGTTCTGGGAGATTCGGAATGGGTTCGAAAGGTTACCGGGGCCCCTTCTGGTTTTTCAGGTCCCATCCATTTGAAGGGAACTCGGTTGGTTGCAGATTTTGCGGTACAAAACATGTTGAATTTTATTGTGGGCGCCAATGAAGTGGATTATCATTTTATTAATGCCAATTGGAATCGTGATGTGGAGGGGCATGAATTTGGAGATATCCGAAACGTCCAAAATGGAGATCCTTGCTCTCGCTGTGGGGGTGTTTTGACCCTATATAGGGGGATTGAAGTGGGGCATGTTTTTCTTTTGGGTGAAAAATATAGTCAATCCATGGGAGCCACATTCCAGGATCAAAACGGAAAAGATAAACCCTTTGTGATGGGTTGTTATGGAATTGGAATCGGTAGAACCCTGGCAGCGGCCATTGAACAGAATCACGATAAGAAAGGAATTATTTGGCCCGAGCCTCTAGCTCCATTTCAAATTCATGTGATTCCAGTGAATGATAAGGCGGAAAGAGTGATGATCACTGCGGAGCTTATTTATAGTTCTTTAATTAAGGCAGGGCTGGATGTGTTAATTGATGATCGGGGAGAGAGACCAGGGGTAAAATTTAATGATGCAGATTTATTGGGAGCCCCTTTCCAAGTGATTGTCGGTGAGAAAAACCTCGAGCAGGGGTTTGTCGAATTAAGGCGCCGTAGGGATGGCGAGATAAAGAAAGTTACGGCGGAAGAAATAATCGATATTGTTAAAGATTTATTCGGAAAAGGAGAGGCAAAAGAATAA
- the mtnA gene encoding S-methyl-5-thioribose-1-phosphate isomerase — MIPTIEWKKGKVYILNQTLLPKKVCYVPCNDYKKVAQGIRELWIRGAPAIGIAAAMGIALGAQGIKEKDFSRFHKKLQVICNHLLATRPTAVNLAWAVHRMRQTAERNQDQSVETVKKILIEESQRILLEDIQTNKTLGKLGSDLIGNGQTILTHCNAGSLATGGYGTALGVIRAAKESGKKVHVFADETRPVLQGSRLTAWELKQDKIPVTLITDNMAGYFMGKGLISLCIVGADRIAANGDVANKIGTYSVAILAHEHQIPFYVAAPTSTIDFSMPTGEKIPIEERSPMEVSHVVGKVNVAPSGILIANPAFDVTPARYITGIITEKGIFKPQNLKKLKKTLLSS; from the coding sequence ATGATACCCACCATTGAATGGAAAAAGGGTAAGGTTTATATTTTGAACCAAACCCTCCTTCCCAAAAAGGTATGTTATGTACCCTGTAATGACTACAAAAAGGTGGCCCAAGGAATTCGGGAGCTTTGGATTCGGGGAGCTCCTGCCATTGGGATTGCAGCAGCCATGGGGATTGCCTTGGGGGCCCAGGGTATTAAAGAAAAGGATTTTTCAAGATTCCACAAAAAACTTCAGGTCATTTGTAACCACCTCTTGGCCACCCGTCCCACAGCCGTTAACCTTGCTTGGGCCGTTCACCGGATGAGACAAACCGCTGAGCGGAACCAAGACCAAAGCGTTGAAACGGTGAAAAAAATTTTAATAGAAGAATCTCAGCGAATCCTATTAGAGGATATTCAAACCAATAAAACACTGGGTAAACTCGGATCCGATTTAATTGGAAACGGACAAACCATTCTCACGCATTGTAATGCTGGATCTTTGGCAACCGGAGGTTATGGAACGGCTCTGGGTGTAATTCGAGCCGCGAAGGAATCCGGGAAAAAAGTTCACGTTTTTGCGGATGAAACTCGTCCTGTATTACAGGGTTCCCGCCTCACGGCCTGGGAACTCAAACAGGACAAAATTCCGGTGACCCTCATCACGGATAACATGGCTGGATATTTTATGGGAAAAGGTCTTATTTCACTTTGTATTGTCGGAGCGGATCGGATTGCAGCCAATGGGGATGTAGCCAACAAAATTGGCACTTACAGCGTGGCCATCCTGGCCCATGAACATCAAATTCCATTTTATGTTGCGGCCCCAACATCAACTATTGATTTTTCCATGCCCACTGGGGAGAAAATACCAATTGAAGAAAGGAGCCCTATGGAAGTGAGTCATGTGGTGGGAAAAGTCAATGTGGCTCCTTCTGGAATTTTAATTGCTAACCCCGCTTTTGATGTAACCCCGGCCAGATATATTACAGGAATTATCACCGAGAAGGGAATATTCAAACCCCAAAACCTCAAAAAACTCAAAAAGACCCTTTTATCATCCTAA